In the genome of Vicia villosa cultivar HV-30 ecotype Madison, WI linkage group LG7, Vvil1.0, whole genome shotgun sequence, one region contains:
- the LOC131620285 gene encoding uncharacterized protein LOC131620285, with protein sequence MEYQEQHNAEVRMEIDELKSGMTKLTEMLQVLIARGEPPQKTVIVEVSSADVDPQPTQQPPSTWPEFGLPHGYTPPYEKTPGIGQSSQLVIGQASNQVFHAPVFTESQPIVHTVAQPTYVNPLFEYQAARSQNGSQGDAGDIEDVKEQYHTLEKRLRAMEGNDYFGVAAENMCLVSNFVMPAKFKTPEFEKYKGNTCPRSHLTMYYRKMAAYTQNDKLLIHCFQDSLSGASLKWYMGLESNHIHCFQDLTDAFMKQYKYNLDMAPDRRQLQNMAQKEKESFKEYAQRWRELASQVEPPLAEKELTGMFMDTLSPFYWEKMIGSVSSNFTDLVTIGQRLEEGIKNGKVANVAESSGGSKKPYGNFHKKKENETNAVSDDRRGSRRKPQNGDQPYVAAVAPVQVQVPQSQVANQNQNRGRTTYDPIPMTYTELYPALVQKGLITTRAMPPPRNPPSRGFRPDLHCEFHQGGAGHDLEGCYALKALVQELVRAKMLSFRDMGPNVVTNPLPEQSG encoded by the coding sequence atggaataccaagagcaacacaatgcagaggtcagaatggaaattgatgagttgaagtcaggcatgaccaagctaactgaaatgctgcaagttttgattgctagaggagaaccgcctcagaaaactgtcattgttgaagtctcaagtgctgatgttgaccctcaacctactcaacaaccaccttctacatggccAGAGTTTGGTTTGCCACATGGTTACACTCCTCCatatgagaagactcctggtattggtcaatcttcacaacttgtgattggtcaagcttcaaaccaagtttttcatgctcctgtcttcactgaatctcagcctattgtgcacactgttgctcagcctacttatgtgaatcctctgtttgaatatcaagctgcccgttcccagaatggaagtcaaggagatgctggagacattgaagatgtcaaagagcagTATCATACCTTAGAAAAACGCCTGAGAGCCATGGAAGGAAAcgattactttggggttgctgctgagaatatgtgtttggtttccaactttgtcatgcctgcaaaattcaagactcctgagtttgagaagtataaggggaacacttgcccaagaagccatttgaccatgtactatcgcaaaatggctgcttatacccagaatgataaattgcttatccattgctttcaggatagtttgagtggagcttcactgaaatggtatatgggacttgagagtaatcacattcattgtttccaagatctgactgatgctttcatgaagcagtataagtacaatctggacatggcgcctgatcgccgacaactgcaaaacatggctcagaaggaaaaagagtctttcaaagaatatgctcaacgttggagagaattggcttcccaagttgaaccaccattggctgagaaagaattgactggaatgttcatggatactctctcccctttctactgggagaaaatgattggaagtgtgtcctcaaacttcacagacttggttactattggccagagacttgaagagggaatcaagaatgggaaagttgctaatgttgctgaatcctctggtggatcgaagaaaccttatggaaacttccacaagaagaaagagaatgagaccaATGCTGTGTCTGATGATagaaggggatctcgtcgtaAACCTCAAAATGGggatcaaccttatgtagccgctgtcgctcctgtgcaagttcaagTTCCTCAATCTCAGGTtgctaatcagaatcagaatcgtggtaggacaacttatgatcctattcccatgacttatacagaactgtatcctgctttggtccagaaagggttgattacaacaagagccatgcctcctcctcgaaacccCCCCTCAAGAGGATTTcggcctgatcttcattgtgaatttcatcagggtggtgctggccatgatttagaaggctGCTATGCTTTGAAGGCCTTagtgcaagagttggttagagcaaagatgctatctttcagggatatgggtcccaatgttgtcactaatcctttgccagaacaGAGTGGCTGA